In Cryptomeria japonica chromosome 1, Sugi_1.0, whole genome shotgun sequence, the sequence AGTCTCTGCCCTGCATCATTCAATAGATTCGATAAAAAGAAAGGCTATTAGATAAGACACAAAATAGTAGCTTTAATTATTGAAACAGTGGAATAATTAAAGTAGCCCAAACTGTGACATTAAAAGCTGCTGATTAAAAGAGCACAAAAGTAGTGGATCAAATGTTGCAGAATCTCTACCCTGCATCATTCAATTGATTCGATGAAAAAATGGGCTAATTAGATAAGACACAAAACAGTATCTTCAATTATAGTCCCTCCATGTAGAGGCAAGTACATAGGTCTAATAGAGAAGATATTCGGATAAACCCGTCTTACTGAAATATTCGATTTCCCAAAATAGGGGACTAATACTTTAAATCAACGAGAGATTGATCAACAGTACGATCCCTTCTGCCctatattttacaaaaattacacTGTTCATATACATTTCTGGATCAACAAGAGATTGATCGCTTTTATTTGCTCACCTTTCAAATATGATTCTTTTTTCAAAAAGTAATAATTGACCAAGGACATTACGAACAAGAAAGTGAATGCCAACGAGTTATTGGCATAACTTGAATCACTTTTGGATTGGcgtttaattgattaaatgatttaacCCATAACACACACATTTTATTTGCTAAGATTCGTCGCACAGACTAAGGAAACCCAAGTACTGGTGTTCTTTCATCATGGCAATTGTTGTTTCTATTCCAACGACACCTACAATGGAAAAACATTACACGTAATCAAAAAATTGAATACAAAATGGTAAATGTGCAATATACTCTGCCtaaaatattatttcaaatattAATGGACTGTAAATATGGTGTCAATTTTCTTACCCATAGTCAATGCACTGGCAAAAATTACACCAGAAAGAATGAAGACAATAATTGAAGCCCTTCCCAGAAATGTCACTAGCTTCCGCACCATATATTGGCCCCAGAATCCGGCTAAAACAGAAATGCCTATAAGATACAATGCTGAAAAGATGCGTGTGAATCAGTATCTCAGTAAACTTtgtcaaagaaacaaaaaaatcaaagTTCATATCTTTGAAATGATTAGGCTTTACACATACCATAACCAATTGGAAACCTGTCAAGAAAATAGAATTCTATCACAGAAAGTGAGGAAGAAAACATCATCACGAAGGTTGCAGTGGCACTTGCTACCTGCATATTATCACATTACAAATCATGTATAGATGAATTTATATGTAACTGCATTAAGAAGCTGAAGGACAATGGAGAATGCTTTGAATTACCTGTGGAATTACACCAAGTTCAAGTAGTAGAGGTCCTAATATGAAACCACCACCAGAACCAAGCAAACCCCCCACCATGCCCCCAAGGATACCACAAAATGCACAAAAAAATAATTGGATTGGGCTCCACTCAACTGAAGCCTCACATACATCATCTGTATCGCCACATTCTCTCTTATGCTTACTTTTCTTGAACAGTACTATTGCTTCATATAAACAAAGTCCAAATGCTACTGGAACCTGTAACACAATCAGGTTAGTCTCCTAAAATTCTCTACCACATTTTATCAGAGATAAGTTGTTTAGTTCTTGACAAATACTAACCTGTAGAACACTTAATACCCAGTACTCCCAACCACAAACAACAGTATTGTTCTGCACCAAGAATAGGAATAATTAGATTaaaatataaatgaatgaataccAGATTAATTAGAGTGTATGGGTTTGCTCCAATTGATAAAGCATTTTACACATTTTAAAAATTAGTCTACCTTGTAAAGCTAAACAAAATTAAAAAGCTTTCTAACCTTGATGATTTGTAGAGCTGTAAATAAAATCCATACAAGCATAAGCATTGAGAATCCAGCCCATTTAATGTTGAAACGGATTGTTGCCTGGATATGATAAGTAGTTGGTCATGGATTAGTGTTTCGTGTTTGTGCATCCTGAGATTGCATCTCAGGAAAACTTATATCTAAATGAACGACTAAACAGCCATAAGTTGTCAACTATATCTCAGGCATTGAAAAGAAAACTGGCGCTTTTTGGAACTTACAAGTGTGCCACTTTCTTCTTGGTCAGATACAATCGCTTCATAATCTGCACCTAAAGGAACTTAGTTAATAAACAGTTTCGGTGTTTATCATCTAATATCATTAAAAACTGGATTAAACGTGTAAAAATGCAACTGCTTATTAGTATTGTATATATGACCACCTGCTTCTGCAGCCAACATTAATTCCTCCTCCTCCTGCATAAAAACATGAGACGGAATCAACGAAAGGTTTTGACAGAGGGCAAACAATGATGATATGGTGATCATGAGAGCCAATCAAAGAAAATGATGAAAGATGGGACCTTTTTCTTTGTTTCTCGTTTCCACATTTCTATCCCCTTGTAAAATGATCTAGAAGATGTACCTGTGGTAAGGTCCAAAAAAAATGTAAGGAAATAGCTAATATATGCCCAAAGAGGCATTTCCAAACCATTTGAGAGACATTAGCAACATTCTTAGATGACATTACCTAGAAAAAGGATAATGATGAGAACTGTGATCAGCCAATAGGGGAAAATAACACTCAGAGTCACTCCAATTGTGATACCCAACATTAGCATCGGTTGAAACAGAAGTGCAAGATCATAATCAATAATTGGCACGTGTTTTGTAGGATGTCTAACTCTCAAATTATACCATACAGATGAAGCTGAAGCGCCCATAATCATACCtacaataaaaatatataaaaagctTCATTAATCTTGGCAAAATATACTTTGAATCAAAATGACAGTAGTGTTTAGTCAGAATATATATAACTTTGGCGGAGTGCATAATCGAAGATCCTTTCTGAATACAGTGCATAGGAAACACAATTCTATAAAAAACAATTAccctataaaaataaaaatagaaataagtGCCTTCCATGTCTGGCTATGTCTGAAATTCGGAAGCAAGTAATAAAGGTGTCCATTGAATTGATTCGGATTTAGCTTGCATTCAAGCTAAATCAAAAGAATTTTAGTAACAGTCAAAGATTTGCAGTCGTTTATAAGATGGTTTAATTTGATTAGTatattttaagttttgatttgtttaagTGATTCATCCAAAATCATATTAATATGTCATGCTTATTATAAAGTTAGTGTAATTTGAATTTCAGATAAACcatcaaaacaaatcaaaactaAAAATGTATTATCTAAATCTAATTGTTAAAAATAGACATTCAACTGCCAAATAGTAAAAAAGAAATATTTAACTTCTGACAGTCCTAAAAGCAATGCCATCCAACAAATAGTCCATAAACAACTATCTAATATACAGAACCAAGAACAGTGACCGTCCATAATTTCAAAAAGCATCCAGTCGTACAAAAGAAATAGAACAGAAAGCAACCCCCAGCAGAGAGAAAGGTTAATGTAAAATATGAGTTCATCAACAATGGGAGATAGATGAAAGCAGATTGTATTCTTTGGCAGGCTGAGAGatctttcatatatatatacacactataATTCTATAGAGTTTCCAAATGGGGAACATGGGGACATGGGTAAGTTTCAGGGATGAAGGATCAAGGGTCTAAATTTGGGGACAGGGGATGGTGGGTGGAAGGCGACAGCCCAGTGGGGAGTGGCACTTTATACAAATTAAGGCGAATTGAAATCTTTGAAGTAAAATCTGCAATATAAAATCTCTTGAGTGCCCAATGAACGGTAAACTAATTTTCAtaaagttaaaggttgcaatcagtATGTCATATAGCAAGGGACCATCTGAACATCCTAATGAAAGGGGCACAGGTGGTGGTGCTATGGGGGATGATGCTTTCCCCAATGTGGGGGCGGGGGGTATAGTGATATAGGTTAAGAGGATTTTTTGAAACTTGTCTGTATCATTGCAATTTATCTGAGTTACCGGGTTCGGCCCCCTAGACCCCCGGTACTGGTCCGGTCCATTCCTGGTTAGGGGTTCGGGTCCAGTTTGCCTATGGTGACATGGatctttttttttgcaattttttttttttttgaattccaccacataaaaaattaaaatatgaccctaaaagtgagttttaaaacattaacttggctcatttcacacaagcaacatgactacaagcaaggggaaacgaagatgtgggatatggaGCCAAAACATACTGATTTGGATGATTTCACTTCTCAGCgtgttgcatttgatgactcagatagccagtgcaagtgcaagtgtaaagcattgattcatctaatgtcaatgtcaatgatgatggggaggagaatgaggatgatgaattagagaatccatttgatgatcaaactttaaattgttgaaagctgaaacaatcattttgatattaaacttgatgtatatgatgttgtttatggtatgatcatgatgctatgattacaagtttatgttggttttgttgtttatgtgATGCTATGTGACATGTTAATCTTAATTTGTACCCGTTCTTCGAACCCAAACTGGTGCCCGAACACAAACCGGCAACCTAGCAatttatttattattgtcattataattATTCTTCTTAGCAACAATAAACATGTTTGATAATTATAAGACATTTTATGGTAATAAATTGTTGTGTTTATAAAAAAACCACATAAGAAAAATATAGATTTATTGTTTTTGTTTAAAGTTACAATAGATAataatcatataattttttatttcatatatttttttatattaataaagtaAAAAATATTCATACATTATATAAATTATCTattaaatgatttgattttttttcttgctattaattgttataattttaatttaaatattttattaaaaataatatttaataattaaaaaataataaaaaaatatatatcaaaattaaattaaaatataatataatgacaTGATATTACATctcaaataattaattattaaactcAATCAATTAGGGTCAATCATTAAAGTCAATTTAATCACAATTGTTACAGCAATTATTGAAGTCAATGATGTTAAAAAATTTATATACACAAGGAGCTTTGTGTCCTTATTGTGTACACAAGTAACAtatgtttttttaatatattaaaaactaaaaaactaaactTTTAAAAAGTGACATATAAGTATAATATTAaggtaaaataattaatttaaagtaaaataatctttaagtaaataaaataattcaagATTGACATATAGATGTATTTAGCATATCTATATTAAGCAATAAAAATCATATATTAAAGttaaattaaaatgtaatatcatattatgatattacatcccaaataattaattataaaatcaattacttaaaaacattgaaaaaatctaTTATTAAAATCAGTTCTTATAGAATTATTACAGCAATTATTGTAACCATTTatcttattaaattaaaaaataattaattctttttttttctctattcaattttttatatattcattATCTTATATAAAATTCCATCATTATcactattaaaattaattaatcttaataattacattataatattattaaaaccCATCTTATCTATTAGATGTCTAAATGTTTATTTAACCTTCAATAATAGAGACCAATCACTCTAAATTTTCGTCAAACAATAACTTAtgctcaaattttgaaaaaaaaaattatttaaaaatgtaAGCAGTTTAAAGTAAACAACACGTGTGATTGTTTACGCGGGACTTACCTCATTGTAGTTATTTATGTGGGTCCCACCACTATATGAGAAGCCGACATATAGTACATACATTGACGGAGAATTATGCAAAATCCCGTTCCCTTGACCTTAGGATACACGTGATTCTGTTCCGTTACAGATTCAGTAATATACCGTGTGCGTTTCAATTGCCGACAACTAACAGTAGATGCAAACCGTAACCTTTTTTTAGTACTGGCGGTGCAGCGTTTGACAGGCTAACTGGCACTTCCTAATTCGTATACAGTGACTGCCATGGAGTGTGTTACACCTAAGCTTTTTCTAGAGGTTGCATGCAGTTGTTCACATAAatctaaataaaatgaatttaacaGTTTAAGATTTTACTCTCaaattcttattttcataaattaaaaaataatctcCAGTCCTATAATCTTATTTTCTAGCTCTTTCTGAAAATTTTCAAGTCTGATTTTTCCTATTATTAGAAAAAAGTTAGCATAATAATTTTTAACATTTTATAGTAATATTCAAAAGATTGCTTCTCAAATCAGCTGTATATGTTCTGGAATCAAAACCTCCATTGAAAAATACATATAGTTAATTCCAGTAACAATCTTTTGAGATACTATTTAAtctttttgaaaaaatcttacttTTTTCACTATCAGCTTTAAACTTGGAAAAATAATGATGTTTTTAAAAAGCAGTGATTTGAGTGaaattaggggaaaggacccagtagttgagcatgttccaattgttgtgagggttgttgataccttttgttccaaaaattgaacaaataaaacctattgtttgaaacaaaaaatatcaatttttgttaggaaatgtaccaatagttgttaagaaatgtactaatattgtaaaaagtaaccaatcaggtgatgccacatcggctgcacaactattggggtctcttttgcacgtctattggtctcacttttttttggggctgttttggacaccttggcaaaaagcatgctgatgtggcatcatatttgatgatgtggccctgaaaccttagttataagcaggggacttgccaagtaagctgttgtaaaaaaatcggagtgattcgaaatttccaagtaggattttgagaagcgtgaagttagggtgcacgactactgggtcctttcccctagtttctggattcaattgtgtataaGATACAAAAAGCATATACATAATTGAAATGCAGAAACTAATTTCACTCTAATAGATTGTGAAAATCTCTTAAACATTAAACAATAATTTTATAATTAACCATCctgaaaacttaaaaataaaactaattCCTTTTAAAAAGCACTGGTTTTCTCTAAATAaacattcctaaaaaattggagAAGCACTGATCTTTTGGGAATGGTACAGGATTTTACTGAACACCTGAATAACCAGTAATATATATTATTATCAAATGAATGCAAACTTGCTTGATGTGTAAGCGCCTGAATAACAAGTAACATATTACTTACAATTGAGTGCAAACTTGCTTGAACTTTAAGCCCAAACTTATCTAGCAAACAAATCTTCTTTAAAACAAAGTAAAGAGCTTCACTGAAAAATAATAACTCATGGATTAATTTCATTCAAAATCAGGACCATTTTACCACAAGTAACTCCAAGATTTTCTCTGCAACACCAGCTGGCAAATTTAAGAGCTATATTCACACCAGTGTAAAATTTGCACTAGCATATAACTAGAACTACAGATTTCATTTAGTTAAAAGCCTATTTAAAACTCATCCATGGATAAATCTGTAAaatttcaactgagaataaatCAAAGCGCCAGAATTTGCGAGGCTTACATTTAGATAAAGCCGCGGCAGATTTGGTATCAAATCCAACGATAAGATTGAGCATAGGAACAAATATACCACCGCCTCCGACTCCGCCTACAGTTCCGCAAGCCGATCCAACGAATCCAATAATGGTCGCCACCACAATCCTCCAGTCGAATTCCAAAGCCTGAAACCAAAGAAAAggcaataaataaaaaaattcactgAAACAAGGAAAAACAAAGGCACAATAAACATAAACTTTCACTGAAACAAGAAAAAAAGGCGCAATAAATAGAAATTTTCACTGAAACAAGAAAAAACGACGCAATAAATAGAAATTTTCACTGAAACAAGAAAGAAAAACagagagaagaaagaaagaaaaaaaaagaatacttaCAGGCCACACTTTAGCAGCCTGCAATGGCAGCCCTAGCAGAGTGGAAACAGATCCACCCTCAAGCGCATCCTCCATAAATTTCGCCATTTCAAATCCTCCCCAGTCCGTCGCGTTCCCTCTCATTTCTCTGAAATGTTGAATCCCGTGGACTCCGCCAATAATCGCAACAAATACAACAAATCTTACAGAAAAAAATTCCATTGTGGTTTTCTGCTCTCAGAAGAACAAATAGGGCAAATAAATATGGATGCCGCTCAAAGGAAGGTCCCTCCCAGAACTGGTGAGATATGGGGAGCACGTACGAGGAAGCTGAGTCGAAGTTGGCTAGGGAAAGCATAAAACAAAAAGTCTTGGTGAAGGAATACCGAAATCAGAGGACTCTTGAAAATAAAAGGGTAGGCGTCTCTGAAATCGTACATTGGTCAGATAAGGGAGGGCAGTATGTGGTCGGAGAATGGATTGAGACAGTTCGATTGTGATTTGAGCATGAATTATTTTCTATCCTCCTTCCGTTCTGCGGATTTAGACTACCTATTTTACGATTCAGAATTATTTTAATGGCGGCCAATTGTACAGAATATATTCTGTCAAGGGTTTGCCCATGTGTCCTCTGcacatgttggtattttgataatatgggaattttttatttatatttagtcTTAGACTAGTTGGAATTGCTGATTTTTCAGCCGTACAGGTGGCATAAAGCGCTAGGGTTTTGAAGACTGGGTCAACTTTATTACATGAACTTCcctaaatgatttttttatttttatttttattttataatttatttggtGGGTTTATTGCTTAAATATAGGTTTTAGGTTTGCATCATCGTATATGATGTCAATTTAATATTAAGTTATTACAAAAAATTAAATAGAATCATAGTGTCATATTAGAATTCTTTTCTTtggatattataatatattaaatagaTTTATATAAAGGTGTCAAATTAGTATTCTTTTGGTAGAACAAAATATTAAATAGAAGTTGGTTGAATAGTTATCTAActtttagttattttattttgtatgGGATCAcatgatattttatatttttatatagttTTATAGTTTTATAGTTTTATATTCACTATTGTGAAATCTGGAGGTGTCCTCGCCAAAGCTAgactaatatgtatatatatagttgtttGTAATAATAATTAGTATTAAAAGGTATAAAGAGATAAATTATAGTATTACTTTGAAAAACACATGGGATTATTAATTGGTTGATAGGCATATATTTTTGGGTGTGTAAAAGGtaatttttagatattttgtattgtttttgtttgtcatatgtgagtttttttttaaaaaaattatgagaTATCATTTAGTATATTATATGAGCACGTCGTGCTACAATTAGTAAAATTATTTTATAGTTAATAATGTGATCATAACATCATATAAATAGAATTAttcattgaatgttttattttcgtATCAACTTAGATattttgaaaatagaaagtttGATTAAGATTTTTAGACTCCATGTTAAAAAGATAAATCTCACGAGTAGGCCCCTTAGTATATTATATGAGCACATCTTGATATCATTAATAGCATTATTTTATAGTTATTAATGTAACCATAACATCATATTAATAGAATTATTCATTGAATGTTTCCTTGAAGAATCAATTTAGATATTGAAAATAAAAAGCTTATCACAATTTTCAATAGCTAAGCACCAGTGGTTTTGAAATGTTAAAAAGATAAATCTCATGAGTATACCATTTAGTATATTATATGAGCACATCTTACTTTGATTAATAACATTATTAGTTCTTGCCGATAGGCACGATAACTAATGCATTCATTGGATGCATTAGTTTTGTGAGGCTATCCAATCATATTGTAGTATTTTGAAACATTTATAGGTGTTTCTATAGTTTGATTCAAGGaacattttattattattctcataaaattatttatcttctttctcattggtctatTCTTGAAACAGTAATGGACAAAAATACATTTTCCTTTTGATTAAATcatccaaaaaaattatttatttagaacaatccaaaatgacaataaATTTTGGTCTTCATTGTCAATTGATTTCcacaaaaatctagagaaatcaTTCAAAAATCTAGAAAAATCTTTTTTCCTTTTAATGAATTGTACGAAACTGTAATAAAATATACCAAAAATATAAGATATTATATTGTAAGATTTGTTCGTTGACAAATGAGATTTAATTTAGTGGAGATTTAATTGTATTTTTGACAAAAGTGGCATGTCTTTAATGCATTGAACTGTTTCAATAGTATAATGTACATAAAACTTCCCTCTCGCATTTTTCTTTGGACAGTGCAAGTTGAATActactatttttttaattaatgcaATGGCTGTGCAGTTGGCCATCGTATTAATTATGGTTTGTCTAGTCTAGAATGTTCATTCATCTGCCTCTATCAGCTTCTGTGGCCTTTGTATTTGAGCACAACCACAAGTTGTTCTTTTTGTCTTCCCACTTCAGAAACCATCTAGTAGCAAACCTTGCTGTGTGGTTTTTGCTGCAGATTTAGGTAAAATGATTTTCTTCTGAAGTTGTTCATCTATGTATACCTCTGATTCATATGTGCTTGATAGGCTAAAGTAATATTGTCACATTTGCAGGCTTGTTGAGGACCCTGGGTATTGAGGATAGAGATATCAGTATTTGAAGATCAAAAAAGGTATGCTTTCAAAGTACTATGAAACCATATAGCAGATTTGTCTATATTTTGTTAGTTGTCCACAATATATTTACCTTTTGttttccactttctttttttgttgaGTTCTTCAACGTCTCGCTTGTTTGTTACAGATTTGGACAATCTGCTTATAGATCCCCTGTCTAGCAGCTAAATTTAATACATCTGTTTGTAATCTTTTGGGCAATGTTTAAATGATATGAAACGCTTAATTTAGAGTAGTGGACTTCATTTGATCCAACAATCCATCTGATAAAGCTAATCTTGTTTTCAAGTTCAAGTTGCAGTAATTTTTATtatcaaaactccaccaaagaggcTGGCTGCAAAATCTTCTTACAGATCTAAGGCATTTGTAACCTGTATATCATGTCAATTTCCATGGCTATGCTCTACTGCCCAAATGCTTAGGGGCGGGATAACAAGCTTGCTGTGTGCTTGTTTTTGTTGCTAAatttggttaagtttgttaattTATGCAAAAATCGAACCCACGACCTCCTAGATGT encodes:
- the LOC131040658 gene encoding sulfite exporter TauE/SafE family protein 4 isoform X2, translated to MEFFSVRFVVFVAIIGGVHGIQHFREMRGNATDWGGFEMAKFMEDALEGGSVSTLLGLPLQAAKVWPALEFDWRIVVATIIGFVGSACGTVGGVGGGGIFVPMLNLIVGFDTKSAAALSKCMIMGASASSVWYNLRVRHPTKHVPIIDYDLALLFQPMLMLGITIGVTLSVIFPYWLITVLIIILFLGTSSRSFYKGIEMWKRETKKKEEEELMLAAEADYEAIVSDQEESGTLATIRFNIKWAGFSMLMLVWILFTALQIIKNNTVVCGWEYWVLSVLQVPVAFGLCLYEAIVLFKKSKHKRECGDTDDVCEASVEWSPIQLFFCAFCGILGGMVGGLLGSGGGFILGPLLLELGVIPQVASATATFVMMFSSSLSVIEFYFLDRFPIGYALYLIGISVLAGFWGQYMVRKLVTFLGRASIIVFILSGVIFASALTMGVVGIETTIAMMKEHQYLGFLSLCDES
- the LOC131040658 gene encoding sulfite exporter TauE/SafE family protein 4 isoform X1; its protein translation is MEFFSVRFVVFVAIIGGVHGIQHFREMRGNATDWGGFEMAKFMEDALEGGSVSTLLGLPLQAAKVWPALEFDWRIVVATIIGFVGSACGTVGGVGGGGIFVPMLNLIVGFDTKSAAALSKCMIMGASASSVWYNLRVRHPTKHVPIIDYDLALLFQPMLMLGITIGVTLSVIFPYWLITVLIIILFLGTSSRSFYKGIEMWKRETKKKEEEELMLAAEAGADYEAIVSDQEESGTLATIRFNIKWAGFSMLMLVWILFTALQIIKNNTVVCGWEYWVLSVLQVPVAFGLCLYEAIVLFKKSKHKRECGDTDDVCEASVEWSPIQLFFCAFCGILGGMVGGLLGSGGGFILGPLLLELGVIPQVASATATFVMMFSSSLSVIEFYFLDRFPIGYALYLIGISVLAGFWGQYMVRKLVTFLGRASIIVFILSGVIFASALTMGVVGIETTIAMMKEHQYLGFLSLCDES